The following coding sequences lie in one Sphingomonas sp. M1-B02 genomic window:
- a CDS encoding LysR family transcriptional regulator, translating to MLRIRSEGRHAIRDWNDIRFVLAVAATGSFHGAAKVTEAHETTVARRVQRLETELGAKLFVRQSHGMLLTTAGKALVEKAREIEQAAISLQQNIAGMDTRLVGVVRISVPEGIGAYWLTPVLADFQLRHPDIRVEVFTGILPVGLGKDEVDVSLTITRPTDDRLAILRAGEVRYGLFSSPGYLADYGEPRTAADLASHRLCHLSVYDTDPQLKWWTDITRAAEHVPFFSNSTSLYVVAIRAGIGIGMLANFYRREMPELVALSIVPRCKTSLWLVSHRETNKGAKVRTLIEFLKEGLADARGTWLI from the coding sequence GTGCTGAGGATCAGATCGGAGGGCCGGCACGCGATCCGCGATTGGAACGACATCCGCTTCGTCCTCGCGGTCGCGGCGACGGGGTCGTTCCACGGCGCGGCGAAGGTCACCGAGGCGCATGAGACGACCGTTGCGCGCCGCGTGCAGCGGCTAGAGACCGAACTGGGCGCGAAGCTCTTCGTGCGGCAATCACACGGAATGCTGCTGACGACCGCCGGAAAGGCGCTGGTCGAAAAGGCACGCGAGATCGAGCAGGCCGCGATCTCGCTCCAGCAGAATATCGCCGGGATGGACACGCGGCTGGTGGGCGTCGTCCGCATCTCGGTGCCGGAAGGCATCGGCGCTTATTGGCTCACCCCCGTCCTCGCAGACTTCCAGCTCCGCCACCCCGACATCCGCGTCGAGGTCTTCACCGGCATCCTGCCCGTAGGCTTAGGCAAGGACGAGGTGGATGTCTCGCTAACGATTACGCGGCCCACGGACGATCGCCTCGCGATCCTGCGCGCAGGCGAAGTCCGTTACGGCCTGTTTTCCTCGCCCGGTTATCTCGCAGACTACGGCGAGCCACGCACGGCGGCGGACCTCGCGTCGCACCGACTATGCCATCTCAGCGTCTACGATACCGACCCGCAGCTCAAATGGTGGACCGACATTACCCGGGCGGCCGAGCACGTGCCGTTCTTCTCCAATTCGACTTCGCTCTACGTGGTGGCGATACGCGCCGGGATTGGCATCGGCATGCTGGCGAACTTCTATCGCCGCGAAATGCCCGAGCTGGTCGCCTTGTCGATCGTGCCACGCTGCAAGACCAGCCTATGGCTCGTCTCGCACCGGGAGACCAACAAGGGCGCGAAGGTTCGCACGCTGATCGAGTTCCTCAAGGAAGGCCTGGCGGACGCGCGGGGCACCTGGCTGATCTGA
- a CDS encoding S9 family peptidase gives MHRLLMIAVGGVWIATQSAEIKTPPRPLTDARLVSSPAGPVIEISPEDIVASRTATDVAWNGDGTELFVVSNLGGRANIWRVKASGSWPRPMTQANQGQSFLELSPDGKGLFYAQDIGGDEMHDIYLVPAAGGTPVNLTKTPKISEKAIVASPDGSKIAFTYKPSTNSQRDVAVMDLATRSVRNLTRETDPDGVWSAVAWSKDGATLILNREVTLLGGDATIWKVDVGSGELAPVVSRGKGARDLAEGYAADETTLIVTSNSGSDQLRAGLYDMTARKHRWIGATPWEQRAAAITPDGSKFVAVTNEDGNSKVTVVDIASLSERTLDLGGGVNTPLGASPISPNSKTLVYSHSTGDSPPDLRTVDLATGKSTVLASFALPSLAPGQLPNSQVITYKSFDGTPVSAVLTMPLNLKRDGSNPALVMPHGGPTSATLNNFSRKAAYFASRGYIVVQPNFRGSTGYGKPFQDAEILDMGGGDMKDVLEAKTFLVATGYVDPKQVGITGGSGGGWLTMLALGKHPGIFAAGVQAYGVIDWMTFMERTDPLLGAYLKRLLGDPVKQRAGYLSAAPLTYVDKINVPLLTLHGERDSRVPVEQAIQVRDVLKQRGVVSETVIYEDEGHGFQKTANQVDELRRTVDWFDKHMRKPKPQ, from the coding sequence ATGCACAGATTGTTGATGATCGCAGTGGGCGGCGTATGGATCGCCACCCAATCCGCCGAAATCAAGACCCCGCCGCGGCCCCTGACCGACGCCCGCTTGGTCAGCTCCCCCGCCGGGCCTGTGATCGAGATCTCCCCCGAGGACATTGTTGCCTCGCGAACCGCGACTGACGTGGCCTGGAACGGCGACGGCACCGAGCTCTTCGTCGTCTCCAATCTCGGCGGACGCGCCAACATCTGGCGCGTCAAGGCGAGCGGCAGCTGGCCGCGGCCGATGACCCAGGCCAATCAGGGCCAGTCCTTCCTCGAATTGTCGCCCGACGGCAAAGGCCTGTTCTACGCGCAGGACATCGGCGGCGACGAGATGCACGACATCTATTTGGTCCCGGCCGCTGGCGGCACGCCGGTCAATCTGACGAAAACGCCGAAGATTTCGGAAAAGGCGATCGTCGCCTCGCCCGACGGCAGCAAGATCGCCTTCACCTACAAGCCCAGCACCAATTCGCAGCGCGACGTCGCAGTGATGGATCTCGCCACCCGCTCCGTCCGCAACCTCACGCGCGAGACGGACCCGGACGGCGTATGGAGCGCGGTCGCCTGGTCGAAGGACGGCGCGACGCTGATCCTCAACCGCGAAGTGACTTTGCTCGGCGGCGATGCCACGATCTGGAAGGTCGATGTCGGGTCGGGCGAGCTCGCCCCGGTCGTATCGCGCGGCAAAGGGGCCCGCGACCTCGCCGAAGGATATGCGGCCGACGAGACGACGCTGATCGTCACGTCGAATTCCGGCAGCGATCAGTTGCGCGCCGGGCTGTACGACATGACCGCCCGGAAGCATCGCTGGATCGGCGCGACGCCATGGGAGCAGCGCGCCGCCGCGATCACGCCCGACGGTAGCAAGTTCGTTGCCGTGACCAACGAGGACGGTAACAGCAAGGTCACCGTCGTCGATATTGCCTCGCTGTCTGAACGCACGCTCGATCTGGGCGGTGGCGTCAACACGCCGCTCGGCGCGAGCCCGATCTCGCCCAATTCTAAGACGCTGGTCTACAGCCACTCCACGGGCGATTCGCCGCCCGACCTACGCACGGTCGATCTGGCCACCGGCAAGAGCACCGTGCTCGCCTCCTTTGCGCTGCCCAGCCTGGCGCCCGGCCAGCTGCCGAATTCGCAGGTGATCACCTATAAGAGCTTCGACGGGACCCCGGTGAGCGCAGTGCTGACGATGCCGCTGAACCTCAAGCGCGACGGCTCCAACCCCGCGCTGGTGATGCCGCACGGCGGCCCGACCTCCGCCACCCTCAACAATTTCAGCCGCAAGGCGGCCTATTTCGCGTCGCGCGGCTACATCGTGGTCCAGCCCAATTTCCGTGGCTCCACGGGCTATGGCAAGCCATTCCAGGATGCCGAAATTCTCGACATGGGCGGCGGCGACATGAAGGACGTGCTCGAGGCCAAGACCTTCCTCGTTGCGACCGGCTATGTCGATCCCAAGCAGGTCGGCATTACCGGCGGCTCGGGCGGCGGCTGGCTGACGATGCTGGCGCTGGGCAAGCATCCCGGCATCTTCGCCGCCGGGGTCCAGGCCTATGGCGTGATCGACTGGATGACCTTCATGGAGCGCACCGATCCGCTGCTCGGTGCCTATCTGAAGCGCCTGCTGGGCGATCCTGTAAAGCAGCGCGCCGGCTATCTCTCGGCCGCGCCGCTGACCTATGTCGACAAGATCAACGTGCCCCTGCTGACCCTCCACGGCGAACGCGATTCGCGGGTGCCCGTCGAACAGGCGATCCAGGTCCGCGACGTGCTCAAGCAGCGCGGTGTCGTTTCCGAGACGGTGATCTATGAAGACGAAGGCCATGGCTTCCAGAAGACCGCGAACCAGGTCGATGAGCTGCGCCGCACGGTCGACTGGTTCGACAAGCATATGCGCAAGCCAAAGCCGCAATGA
- a CDS encoding M14 family metallopeptidase — translation MEIQLNILQRAREFFSSDYAEARAKFRDACRAEGLPIVEYVHPLPGPDGTVLATDAALLGPADACKLLIVISGTHGVEGLAGSGGQIGWLTSELRRSMPADTAVLFVHMLNPWGSAWRRRQTEDNVDLNRNFVEFDGELPENALYRDVHPIIVGGAAGCRAKSDAGVRDFRAERGEQALANALFAGQYDHGDGVGFGGDQAGWSNLTLNAVLGDFARAADHVAVIDIHTGLGPFGHGMILCLDDSGSAGLERARDWFGPGVLSPHDDGAIPYKLGGTTVRWIAGSLPAQTTAIALEFGTFELAKMLELQIDDCRMHNAQGHETELGMEIRQELQDFFYPATDDWVQSVLLRTAQMIDLALDGLDRAGEVPQRRQGLLSLDYST, via the coding sequence ATGGAGATCCAGTTGAATATCCTGCAGCGCGCACGTGAATTCTTTTCGTCCGATTATGCCGAGGCTCGGGCCAAGTTCCGCGACGCCTGCCGGGCCGAGGGGCTGCCGATCGTCGAATATGTGCACCCGCTGCCCGGTCCAGACGGCACAGTGCTGGCGACCGACGCCGCGCTGCTCGGCCCGGCGGACGCCTGTAAGCTGCTGATCGTCATCTCCGGCACGCACGGCGTGGAGGGACTTGCCGGATCGGGCGGCCAGATCGGCTGGCTCACGTCAGAACTCCGCCGATCCATGCCTGCGGACACGGCGGTTCTCTTCGTCCACATGCTCAACCCCTGGGGAAGCGCATGGCGCAGACGGCAGACCGAGGACAATGTCGACCTCAACCGCAACTTCGTCGAATTCGACGGCGAGCTGCCGGAGAATGCGCTTTACCGGGACGTGCACCCGATCATCGTCGGCGGCGCGGCCGGATGCCGGGCGAAGAGCGATGCGGGGGTGCGCGACTTTCGAGCCGAGCGTGGGGAGCAGGCGCTCGCCAATGCGCTCTTCGCCGGCCAATATGACCATGGCGACGGCGTGGGCTTCGGCGGCGACCAGGCAGGCTGGTCGAATTTGACGCTTAATGCGGTGCTCGGCGATTTCGCGCGCGCGGCGGACCATGTCGCCGTCATCGACATCCATACCGGGCTCGGCCCGTTCGGACACGGCATGATCCTGTGCCTTGACGATTCCGGGTCGGCGGGCCTCGAGCGCGCGCGCGACTGGTTCGGGCCCGGCGTGCTTTCCCCGCATGACGACGGCGCGATCCCCTACAAGCTGGGCGGCACCACGGTCCGCTGGATTGCCGGCTCGCTTCCCGCCCAGACCACTGCGATCGCGCTCGAATTCGGCACTTTCGAACTCGCGAAGATGCTGGAGCTCCAAATCGACGATTGCCGCATGCACAATGCGCAGGGGCACGAAACCGAGCTCGGCATGGAGATCCGGCAGGAGCTGCAGGACTTCTTCTATCCGGCCACCGACGATTGGGTCCAATCGGTCCTGCTACGCACGGCGCAGATGATCGATCTCGCGCTCGACGGGCTCGATAGGGCCGGCGAGGTGCCGCAGCGGCGACAAGGACTATTATCCTTAGATTATTCGACTTAG
- a CDS encoding MFS transporter, protein MSATPRRAVVAATIGNALEWFDLIIYAFFATAIAKTFFPNPDATLSLLIALGTFGVSFFVRPLGGIVLGAYADRAGRKAALMVGMVMMMVGTTLMALTPSAAQIGIAAPILIVLARLLQGFSAGGEFASATVFLAEQSAERRAFYSSWQFATQGLAMVLGSVSGLLITNLLPPPDVAAWGWRIPFLFGMLIGPVALYIRRNVPETAEFEAAPTLKNPLIETARHQKRSIAIAIGLVILCTVSIYMMLYLPTYSETALGLEPGAGFLGTLAGSTALFVLTPLFGHIADRIGRIPVALTAAVALVVVPVPLFAALIATPSATLLIATQAMIGLLVAAYLGALGALMTDLFPTASRSTGISLSYNISVLAFGGMAPLVITSLIARTGWLGIPSYYLAMAAVVSLIAILVAHRRGLR, encoded by the coding sequence ATGTCGGCCACGCCCCGTCGCGCGGTTGTGGCCGCTACTATCGGCAATGCGCTCGAATGGTTCGATTTAATCATTTACGCCTTCTTCGCGACCGCGATCGCCAAGACCTTCTTCCCCAATCCCGACGCCACGCTCTCGCTGCTGATCGCGCTCGGCACCTTCGGGGTCTCCTTCTTCGTGCGCCCGCTCGGGGGAATCGTGCTGGGCGCCTATGCCGATCGGGCAGGGCGCAAGGCTGCGCTGATGGTTGGCATGGTGATGATGATGGTGGGCACGACGCTGATGGCGCTGACGCCGAGCGCGGCGCAGATCGGCATCGCCGCTCCGATCCTGATCGTGTTGGCGCGTCTGCTGCAGGGATTCTCGGCGGGCGGCGAGTTTGCCAGCGCCACCGTGTTCTTGGCAGAACAGTCGGCCGAGCGCCGCGCTTTCTATTCGAGCTGGCAGTTCGCGACGCAGGGACTGGCGATGGTGCTCGGCTCCGTTTCCGGATTGCTCATCACCAATTTGCTGCCCCCGCCGGACGTTGCCGCCTGGGGCTGGCGCATTCCGTTTCTGTTCGGAATGCTGATTGGCCCCGTCGCACTCTATATACGCCGAAATGTCCCCGAAACCGCCGAGTTCGAGGCCGCGCCGACGCTCAAGAACCCATTGATCGAGACGGCGCGCCACCAGAAGCGTAGCATAGCAATCGCCATCGGTCTGGTGATCCTGTGCACCGTCTCGATCTACATGATGCTCTATTTGCCGACCTATTCGGAAACGGCGCTCGGCCTGGAGCCCGGGGCGGGCTTCTTGGGGACCCTGGCTGGCAGCACCGCGCTATTTGTGCTGACTCCGCTGTTCGGCCATATCGCGGATCGGATCGGTCGTATCCCCGTGGCGCTTACCGCCGCGGTGGCCCTGGTGGTCGTGCCGGTGCCGCTTTTCGCGGCGCTAATTGCCACGCCGTCGGCGACACTTCTGATTGCAACGCAGGCGATGATCGGCCTGCTGGTCGCCGCCTATCTCGGCGCGCTTGGCGCGCTGATGACCGATCTCTTTCCCACCGCGAGCCGGTCGACGGGCATTTCGCTCAGCTACAATATCAGCGTGCTGGCGTTCGGCGGCATGGCCCCGCTGGTGATTACTTCGCTGATCGCGCGAACTGGCTGGCTCGGCATTCCCTCTTATTATCTAGCGATGGCGGCGGTGGTCAGCCTGATCGCGATCCTGGTGGCGCACAGGCGCGGCCTGCGATGA
- a CDS encoding TonB-dependent receptor domain-containing protein has protein sequence MRIPVSDSARRVSMKACLLVGICTSIIPQTASAQEAQPATAVDEQSIPPADAANTPPDEQIVVTGSRIARAGYDTLEPATTVDSAYLETRGITNVAEALTTTPSFGLGQTATGNQGSYNAGQAFVDRFSLGSARTLTLVNGRRFVSTNAPSVQGNVVGTPAPAGLQVDLNAIPSILIDRIDNLSIGGAPAYGSDAIAGVVNIILKQKYQGLKVTALSGITELGDNFRANVSALAGTNFAGGRGNIMIAGSYDRSEGLLSSSRERVRKGYGYQSNPLATSAAAAIPGRTFATDGRVNTAIPFNTGNTDGIPNAVLIQNTRIGVLTAGGVVSPIGALLGADTRVRGFGATGNTRLQFDTEGNLVPYDPGMPFSSTYASGGDGFTLFNTDPLLATVERYNLNANASFEATDNLTLFVEGSYYRGKAQEEVDQGPYNSGLFSTDRGNNQAALIFSTANPFLTQQARNQLNALGVTQFQVQRVNMDLTNGASRSDNQVYRIVTGLTNDFNVMGKEFRLDASFNYGRTNGNYYVTALNQQNFVNALNVKLDGTGKIVCDPTPAFNGVPGGVNPTADAACVPLNLFGDGRRSQAALEYVTQSTRARSALEQTVASVNLSTSELVRLWSGPVGFSIGAEARREFGSFTPDPLDAAGKGRFAPIASVSGSFNTKEVFGELAVPLVSRENHVPLIHSLEVEGRARYVDNSVNGGFWTYTGGARYQPFLGLTFRGNYTRSLRAPSTLELFLPPAVSSGFFPDPCDSRNITGGTNPAIRQRNCAAFFTTYGINPTSFTSIAVNANAPMLSGGNQNLNNEAANAYTFGIVFNPSFMPKLSLAVDWNRIKVVGNIVALSPTAIAQGCYDNPDFDIANPDAGNSFCTMFTRDRGGERNGQIVSSSTNPGVRSSYVNGGYILLKALTATMSLRDLDLGMDGTKLSLNSNFYYVDQLCQSDNLVTVICTQGTTNSPRWTGQFGAVLSNGPFSLFGEVNYRPGTKYDLNFTNETRDILSIGSMTTTNAAIAYDDRDNGFTMRLSVNNALNAIPPYPSTVGDMLGRRFLLSVGKSY, from the coding sequence ATGCGTATTCCTGTCTCCGACTCCGCCCGCCGCGTGTCCATGAAGGCATGCCTGCTGGTCGGAATATGCACTTCGATTATCCCACAGACGGCCTCCGCACAGGAAGCGCAGCCCGCGACAGCAGTCGATGAGCAGTCGATACCACCCGCGGACGCTGCCAATACGCCGCCCGACGAGCAGATTGTCGTTACGGGATCGCGCATCGCCCGGGCCGGATATGACACGCTAGAGCCAGCGACAACGGTGGACTCGGCCTATCTGGAGACTCGCGGAATCACCAACGTGGCCGAGGCGCTGACCACGACGCCGAGCTTCGGCCTTGGTCAGACGGCGACGGGCAATCAGGGATCGTATAACGCCGGCCAAGCCTTCGTCGATCGGTTCTCCCTTGGTTCGGCACGTACGTTGACGCTGGTTAACGGTCGTCGCTTCGTGTCGACCAACGCCCCCTCGGTGCAAGGCAATGTCGTCGGCACTCCCGCACCGGCCGGCCTGCAGGTCGATCTCAACGCAATTCCGTCGATCCTCATCGACCGCATCGACAATCTGTCGATCGGCGGCGCGCCGGCATACGGATCTGACGCTATTGCGGGCGTCGTCAACATCATCCTCAAGCAGAAATATCAGGGCCTGAAGGTCACGGCGCTCAGCGGCATCACCGAACTGGGCGACAATTTCCGAGCGAATGTTTCGGCGCTGGCAGGCACCAATTTCGCCGGCGGCCGCGGCAATATCATGATCGCCGGCAGCTATGACCGCAGCGAGGGCCTATTGTCGTCGAGCCGCGAGCGTGTCCGCAAGGGCTATGGCTACCAGTCGAACCCGCTTGCGACTTCGGCCGCCGCGGCCATTCCCGGCCGGACGTTCGCTACCGACGGTCGCGTGAACACTGCCATTCCGTTCAACACTGGCAATACCGACGGCATCCCCAACGCAGTGTTGATTCAGAATACACGGATCGGCGTGCTGACGGCGGGCGGCGTTGTGAGCCCCATTGGAGCCCTGCTTGGCGCCGATACTCGCGTGCGCGGTTTCGGCGCTACCGGCAACACGCGTTTGCAATTCGACACTGAAGGAAATCTGGTGCCCTACGATCCGGGCATGCCCTTCTCCTCGACCTACGCCTCGGGCGGCGACGGCTTCACCCTTTTCAATACCGATCCGCTGCTTGCCACGGTCGAACGCTACAACCTCAATGCCAACGCGTCGTTCGAGGCCACCGACAATCTCACCTTGTTCGTCGAGGGGAGCTATTACCGGGGCAAGGCCCAGGAAGAAGTTGATCAGGGGCCGTATAATTCGGGCCTGTTCAGCACCGATCGCGGCAACAACCAAGCCGCGCTGATATTCTCGACGGCCAATCCGTTTCTAACCCAGCAAGCGCGGAACCAGTTGAATGCGTTGGGTGTCACCCAGTTTCAGGTGCAGCGCGTAAACATGGATTTGACCAACGGCGCCAGTCGTTCGGACAACCAGGTCTATCGCATCGTCACTGGGCTGACCAACGACTTCAATGTCATGGGGAAGGAATTCCGGTTGGACGCATCGTTCAACTATGGACGAACGAACGGCAATTATTATGTCACCGCGTTGAACCAGCAGAACTTCGTCAATGCTCTGAACGTCAAGTTGGACGGGACCGGGAAGATCGTCTGCGATCCCACCCCGGCGTTCAACGGCGTCCCCGGCGGGGTGAACCCTACAGCGGATGCCGCCTGCGTTCCGCTCAATCTCTTCGGCGACGGACGGCGCAGCCAGGCGGCGCTTGAATATGTGACCCAGTCGACCCGCGCCCGCTCCGCGCTTGAACAAACCGTGGCGTCGGTCAACCTGTCCACATCGGAACTGGTGCGCTTGTGGTCGGGACCAGTAGGCTTCAGCATCGGCGCCGAGGCGCGCCGGGAATTCGGTTCGTTCACGCCCGATCCGCTCGACGCGGCGGGCAAGGGGCGCTTCGCGCCGATCGCCTCTGTCAGCGGCTCATTCAATACTAAGGAAGTGTTCGGCGAGCTCGCGGTTCCGCTCGTCTCACGCGAAAACCATGTGCCGCTGATCCACAGTCTCGAGGTCGAGGGGCGCGCGCGGTACGTCGACAATTCGGTGAATGGTGGATTCTGGACTTACACCGGTGGCGCCCGATACCAGCCATTCCTGGGCCTTACGTTCCGCGGCAATTACACCCGTTCCCTCCGTGCGCCGTCCACGCTCGAGTTGTTCCTGCCGCCGGCGGTCTCGTCGGGCTTCTTCCCCGATCCTTGCGACAGCCGCAACATCACGGGCGGCACGAACCCGGCGATTCGCCAGCGCAACTGCGCGGCCTTCTTCACGACATATGGGATCAATCCGACCAGTTTCACGTCGATCGCAGTCAATGCCAATGCGCCGATGCTGTCGGGCGGCAACCAGAATCTGAACAACGAAGCCGCCAACGCCTATACGTTTGGCATTGTTTTCAACCCCAGCTTCATGCCGAAGCTGTCGCTGGCAGTCGACTGGAACCGCATCAAGGTCGTCGGCAACATCGTGGCGCTCTCGCCCACCGCGATAGCGCAGGGCTGCTACGACAATCCGGACTTCGACATCGCCAATCCGGATGCCGGCAACAGCTTCTGCACGATGTTTACGCGCGACCGCGGCGGCGAGCGCAATGGCCAGATCGTCTCAAGCAGCACGAATCCCGGTGTGCGCAGCTCATATGTGAACGGCGGTTACATCCTGCTCAAAGCGCTGACCGCGACAATGAGCCTTCGCGATCTCGACCTGGGGATGGATGGGACGAAGCTATCACTCAACAGCAACTTCTATTATGTCGATCAGCTGTGCCAGTCGGACAATCTGGTCACGGTCATCTGCACCCAGGGCACCACGAACAGTCCACGCTGGACTGGCCAGTTCGGCGCAGTACTGTCCAATGGTCCGTTCAGCCTGTTCGGCGAAGTCAACTATCGGCCCGGCACGAAATATGACCTGAACTTCACCAACGAAACGCGCGACATCCTGTCGATCGGCAGCATGACGACCACCAATGCCGCGATCGCCTATGATGATCGAGACAATGGGTTCACCATGCGCCTGTCGGTCAACAACGCGCTGAACGCCATTCCGCCCTATCCGTCGACCGTCGGCGACATGCTTGGACGACGCTTTCTGCTCTCAGTCGGCAAAAGCTACTGA
- the pyrC gene encoding dihydroorotase, whose translation MTSEVQILTIRQPDDWHLHLRDGAMLEAVVPWSARVFARAIVMPNLSPPVMQVADAVRYRARILAALPPGAAFEPLMTCYLSDDTDANELVHGYANGVWVAAKLYPAHATTNSEHGVTDLVRIRPVLEAMQRAGMPLLIHGEVTEAAVDIFDREAVFVERVLGPLIRDFPELKIVLEHITTEEAASFVAEGPRSLAATITPQHLHLNRNALFAGGLRSHAYCLPVLKRERHRLAIRAAAVSGLPKFFLGTDSAPHLVDAKESGCGCAGIFNAPAALESYLAVFEEEGAVARFEGFASEHGARFYGLPLNEGTVTLVRDGRDMPERIGDVVPFHAGERLAWRVAA comes from the coding sequence ATGACTTCAGAAGTCCAGATCCTTACCATCCGCCAGCCCGACGACTGGCACCTCCATCTCCGCGACGGCGCGATGCTCGAGGCAGTGGTGCCCTGGTCAGCGCGGGTGTTCGCCCGTGCGATCGTGATGCCCAACCTGTCGCCGCCGGTGATGCAAGTCGCAGATGCTGTCCGCTATCGGGCGCGCATTCTGGCAGCATTGCCGCCGGGGGCAGCGTTCGAGCCGCTGATGACCTGTTATCTGTCGGACGACACTGATGCGAACGAACTCGTGCATGGATACGCTAATGGCGTGTGGGTCGCGGCGAAACTCTACCCTGCGCACGCTACCACCAATTCCGAGCACGGCGTAACCGACCTGGTGCGTATCCGGCCAGTTCTGGAGGCGATGCAACGCGCAGGTATGCCGCTGCTGATCCACGGCGAGGTGACCGAAGCAGCGGTCGACATCTTCGACCGGGAGGCGGTGTTCGTCGAGCGTGTGCTTGGTCCGCTTATTCGCGACTTTCCGGAGCTGAAAATCGTGCTGGAGCACATCACTACTGAGGAAGCCGCGAGTTTTGTCGCGGAGGGTCCGAGGTCGCTGGCGGCGACGATCACGCCGCAGCATCTGCACCTCAACCGCAACGCGCTGTTCGCCGGCGGCCTGCGCTCGCACGCATATTGCCTGCCGGTGCTGAAGCGCGAGCGGCACCGGCTGGCAATACGCGCGGCAGCGGTGTCGGGCTTGCCAAAGTTCTTCCTCGGCACTGATAGCGCGCCGCACCTGGTGGACGCCAAGGAGAGCGGCTGCGGGTGCGCGGGTATTTTTAATGCGCCCGCGGCGCTGGAGAGCTATCTCGCCGTATTCGAGGAAGAGGGCGCGGTCGCCCGGTTCGAAGGATTCGCCAGTGAGCATGGCGCGCGCTTCTACGGGCTGCCGCTGAACGAGGGAACAGTCACGCTGGTACGCGACGGGCGCGACATGCCGGAGCGGATTGGTGACGTGGTGCCATTCCACGCCGGGGAGCGACTGGCGTGGCGGGTGGCGGCATAA